The following nucleotide sequence is from Salvia miltiorrhiza cultivar Shanhuang (shh) chromosome 7, IMPLAD_Smil_shh, whole genome shotgun sequence.
GTCATTCTCACACTGGCTTGATTAGTATGGTTGTTCAAATAGGTCTGTTTATTATGTACTAACTAAATGCATATATTTGCTCTAGCATCTGTGTAGGATCCCATTGCATTCTaagtttcttttatttatttaaaaataaataaaacaatctTTGGAAGATATTACTGGGAATTCTCTGTGCTATTTGTAGGGGAAGGCTTAGATGCACCTGGTGTATGACTTACAGATTACACATTATTTTTACATCTAtattatttatccatttatctgGCTTGGAAGAAAGTTAAAATGTTTATGTAGCAAATATCACCCTTTTATATATTCAATCCCCCACTAACACACCACGTCAACTGAGTTATAACAGACTGTTGTGCATGGTTCGTTTGAATTGGATTAGCTggttttgtaattattttatgcTTTTACAATGGATGTAAGAAGGAAAATCCAGAAGCTGATATTTTATTTTCGTCCTGATATAAGTTTATCGCGGATTAGGCATAGAGCTATCACCCCTATCGTAATGGTTATCCTTGTGTTTTAATTCTTTTACCTGCATTGTATGATAGGGAATCTTTGGGATTCCTTTGCTTATTAAACAAAATCTGTCatttttatggtttttctgtggAATGGGGATCTTAAGGAAGATAGTGCAGGAATAGTGGAAGccttattttttttgaagatgTTGGTTTCTCTTGTCTGAAAGTTATTCCAGCATTATTGATGACCATGCTATATCAGATtcgttttattattaatattatttatgtaTGAAAAGGTCATGATTCGTCATTACATTTTTTGCAGGTATTAGTTCTGGGTCATGAGAAGGAAGGAATACCTGTGGAGATAATCCACATGTTGGATGCTTGCATCGAGATCCCACAATTAGGTATTGTTAGGTCCCTTAATGTCCATGTCAGTGGCGCCCTTGCACTTTGGGAGTATACTCGGCAGCAGAGGTTGCGATAAGATGCTTTGAAGCCTTACTCGATCCGATAGAATCTGGTCGCTTGTTTGTACATTTACTGGTCATCATCATCAATGTTGTATAAAGATCAATTGGAGCTACAAATCGAGTCGTGTTCTCATGTTTAGAGTTTCTTCGAAGAAGCATGGGAGCATACCTCAGGCGTCCCGACGTATGCAAACCTCCTCATTTGTTAATCAGTTTGAAAATGCAGAATAACTTGTCTGAGGTTTGAACTCTCATTGAGCTTAAATATCAGTCTCGAAATACATTCAGTCCCCCATGCATCCTAATAATGCTTCCTAAAACTGGAACATATGTTGATGTTGACAAGACTTGTATGTTCTGTTTTCAGTTGTCAATTATTAGACTGAAATTTAATCTGGGTAGTTAGATATAATGAATGCAAAAAGCTAATTATCAAATGTTATTGTATTTAACTTATTATTTTGGTTGATTTTAGGTATGAAGTTTGTGTAGCTACTTGttacaaatatttaaattttgaatgcAATGGAATCAATTGTATTTTAATCTCGTTCTCGTTGGATTACAggttttaaataattaattagtacatATTTTAATCAGAACATTGGCTAAAAATTGCAGTCTATTTATTTAAACCGTAGAATTTGTGTAAATAATAACTATGGTCAGCACTGTAGACTATGTATTACAACGGAAAACATAAGTCTTTGTATGGATCATAGTGAATAGCTACGTTTGAGTACCGTAGAGTATGAAAGACAATAAACAATAGTGTAGTATATGCGCATAGCAGTTGTAGACTATTTGCAACCGAATAATCTTTTTCCACCAATTCGCTCTACAGCTCGCCACGCATATAATGTACGTTTAAATTTCGTTGACTATGAAGCCAAATTGTAGCAAGTGTTATCAATATTGTATTCTAACACCACTAATTGAGAAATATTTACCATAAAATAGAAACTTATTGTTGTATAGTGAGAACCCTAATtaagttttattaaaaataaatgatttgCCCTAATTTTAGAATAATcaaccaaaaataattatttttaactaaatatTATTCCCTCTGCCTACGAAATATTGTTCTAATTTGTCACTTTGGTCCGTTCACAAAAAGTTAtcctaatatattttaaataataatttgtgGGTCTCATTCTTCACTCACTAACATGTGGGCTTTATTTTTCACTGACtaacttaattatttttttcacttttcttcATTTATGAGCCTCTTTCTCTACTCAATAAATtaacaatactccctccgtcccaaacgaaatgacctatttcttttcgacacgtagattaagaaatgtgtataaagtagataaagtgggttggtgaaaattatttaaatattaagtgtagagagagagtatattgccaaaaaaggaaacataacatttcgtttgggacagcccaaaaaggaaaacatgacatttcgtttgggacggagggagtacaatttttaCAAACCCGTGTCTGCCCCCAAGACAACATTTCATGGACGAAAGGAgtacaaattaaatatataaaatttaattataaacccttattagattaggtgaattttaatttaaattgtaaaCCTAACTAAATCTTAGTGATGATAGGACATTAAGCGGGACATGAAAGTTAAGATCTTCCCATCTCGAAATGGCAGAAAATTATTAAGATGCACAATTCTGACATATGGAGGCAAAATATGGTAGTTAGCAATGGTGATGAGTAATGAGTAAATTGAACGGTTGGCCTGCATACTTTTTAATTCCTAATCTTCTTCATTTGGAAGTCCgcatttttttaatcttaaaattgTAGAAAATCTGATTTTTCTTGTTTGGACATTCTACCTTATTCAATGAGACTCAATATTTCGATCCATCCAATGAACTAACTACCTTTGTCTCTTTATCTTGTTTATATTAAAGAAAGAGTAACTTTAATTTGATGACTCAAGTGTTCATACTACCAGCCAACCCTTCTCGTCTGCAAAatggtttctctctctctctctctcatttttgttatttgatttgcATGTAAGTAAACATTTTCTTCTTTCGAGCCTTCTCGAAAAATCTTGAGAATGCAACATGGGTGTCACACAAATTTCAAGAAATGCGATTGCGAAGTTTTGATGAGGCCAGATTCTTGAATTTGAAATATGTCAATTCCagaattttttgaattttttttattttcgttgTTCGTATATCTCTATTTTGAGCCCTTGTGaatcataattttataaattatgcaATATATCTGCATTTTATTGGTGTTGATAATTGATGAAAATCCGAATGTGGTGCGTAGACAAGGAAGTGGTGTAGAGAGGAGGGTGTTGTAGTGGTGGTTTATGCGGAGAGACCGCGGCGGGAGAAACAAGGCGGGCGGCGGCGTTATCATCGGAATGTAGTACGAGGATACAACAGAAGAGCTGAGCTTCTTGACCATGCAAGGCATCTTCGCCCACCTGCACCACAATCTCATCCCCCATCCCAGGTCAATCTCGTTTTCCCTTACAACTCAACTGCAAAAATAAGGACTTTTCTCTTACGGCTAagttttatctttacaatagcAAAATCGATATTTAGATATAGTAACTCTATATCAAAtgtataaatattactcccttcgtcccgtgaagcttgagcagtatttctttttgggtggtcccacgaagcttgagcATAGAGCACTTTCTTTATagtataacaatttttttttcctttattcacccttttcactttttcacctaccacacttaactcACAAAATATTGactccttaaaacccgtgtcgaaAACAAATTGCTCAAGCTTcgcaggacggagggagtatgtcctaatttttactaggGTGGTGACTTGTGGAATTTCTATACTTGGACAGGCTTTAACTACTGATGGAACAAGAAAGCAAAGCTCTTTGAGTTCCCCAACATGTTTCGACAAATGGAGCTTTTTCGTAACGAGGTTTCTCAGGTCTATGACGATCCCCAAAACCACCAAAGACAAGCATAAAAGGAACCATAAGAGCAATGTGGCCTCAACCACTAAGATCAAAGCTCTTGTAAATAGTCTTAAGGTAAAATTTGGAGACCTTATAAGTTTTCatcatatataaatttatactcaATTCTGCCATACTTGTCAGTTGAAGAAACAGGGCAGCTTCGTATCGAAACTGCTCACAGCACTGCAGAAACGACGTTAGGAAATTAGATTAAGGTGGAAGCGACATTTCATGTAGACACCTTGTGATCTTTAAGCTTAAGGATGCATGCTAGCTAGGGATTGCAGGTTTTCAAAAAGTTTGGGTTATTCTTATAGTATAGCCCAAACTCTTATGTCAATACTAGACTTCTCGCCCACGAAAAAGCAGATGGAGGTGGAACGCTATGCCCCATTTTTTCATCAATTCCGCAGTCTATCGAGACATTGCGagcgtctttttttttttttagccaaCTTGGTTGTGATTGTTATCTCAtgtcatattttttcttttcatttgaatAAATCAGGCAGTGAGATTTCCCTCTTCCTACATTTATTCAACTAAAATGAGGGAAATCAACCAATTATCATAAGTAGAAAAAAATCTTCAATCACAATCAATCAATTATCATATAATGATATATGGAGATGATGTGGTTGAAGGGCTTATCTCGGTACCGTAAGGCTACTCCATTAGCAGAGTTCAAATTTTTTTACTCTAAACTTAATTACAAATATCACAAATATATTTTGTACTTAACAACGTTGTTCACTTAATAACTTAAGCTTATTTGTCTTAAAAATAGACATATAAACCAATAATATGACTACAAACAACCCATAAAGGTTTTAAATGCTAAAAaaacaacaatttttttattaacttGCCCAATAATCATGGCTCATACTATTAAGCCgtgcttataagctcctaaaaaaCAAACAACTTGACAAtgatttgacaaaataaatttataaacaatttataagctataAATAAGTTATAATAGTTTAATAGTTTCcaattttaacaaaaatgtgTTTTAAAGCTCTGTGTATCGGTATACATATCTTGCATATGGTGAAGCAAATACATAAGTTCCTTAATCCCAACTCTTTCTTTGAGATAATCTTATAACCAAcaattaatttacaaaaataatcatACTACAGTTGACTATATCTATCGTATACTCTTCCAGTTTCGCCCCTCTTTAATTTCCGATCTCTAATAGGATTTTCTCTCTACATTGGAATTCTCAATTACCAAGACACTTGGATAACTTATGTTGGATTATAACTCTTTCTAAAATTAGTCTAGCCATAGATCCTCTTATTTAATCCCAACCACATTGTAAGAACATAAATTGTGCAGTGTGATCTGTTTGTTCATTAAGGGTACGTTTTCTTAGGTTGTAAAgttttcattgaaaaataatggataagaaaatatgagaaaatattacttcattcgtcccattACTAATGTCCCAGTTACTATATTGGAACGTCCCACTAGTAATGTTACATAcaattttgagtaaaaaattaactatttaaaatattatttatggTGGGCACAACTCACTTTATACAACAACTCACTTAAAATAATCCTTAAATATcttccaccaactcactttatgcaCGAACTACACTTTTTCTTGATCTTCATGCCCAAAAGTAATATGACATTACCAATGGAATGGATGGAGTATATCTCCCTCTATTTTTATCATATGCTTACTAGAGATGAAAGTTGTTAGAGCGTCAAAGATACTTCATTACATTGTCATTATATAGACAAATTGCAAGTATCAACAAATGTACTTTTTGAATTAAGCACAATATCTTTCAT
It contains:
- the LOC130993111 gene encoding uncharacterized protein LOC130993111, whose protein sequence is MTRKWCREEGVVVVVYAERPRREKQGGRRRYHRNVVRGYNRRAELLDHARHLRPPAPQSHPPSQALTTDGTRKQSSLSSPTCFDKWSFFVTRFLRSMTIPKTTKDKHKRNHKSNVASTTKIKALVNSLKLKKQGSFVSKLLTALQKRR